DNA sequence from the Streptomyces canus genome:
GTGACTTCGCGTCCCTCGTGCCGCGAGAGGGGGCCGCGGGCGGTGACGCCGCGGTCGGTGGTGGTGCGGGCGCACCGTGATCGTCGGGCGCAGTAGGGTGAAGCGGTTCACACAAGCGCGTTCACGCATGGACGTTCCCGTACTCACGAATCCAATGGAGACAGGACGTGTCCCGTCAGGTGTTCCTCTATGACCCGCCGGACCGCTTCGTGGCCGGCACGGTCGGACTGCCCGGGCGCCGTACGTTCTTCCTCCAGGCCACGGCCGGCCCCCGAGTGACCAGCGTGGCCCTGGAGAAGACGCAGGTGGCCGCTCTCGCCGAGCGGATGGAAGAACTCCTCGACGAGGTCGTGCGCCGCAGCGGCGGCAGCGCCCCGGTGCCGGCGGTGTCGCCCACCGAGGTCGCCGACACCGCCCCCCTCGACACTCCCATCGAGGAGGAGTTCCGGGTCGGCACCATGGCCCTCGCCTGGGACGGCGAGGAGCAGCGCATGATCGTCGAGGCGCAGGCCCTCGTGGAGCTGGAGGCCGAATCCGAGGAGGACCTCGCCGAGGCCGAGGAGAAACTCCTCCAGGACGAGGAGAACGGCCCCCCGATGCTGCGGGTCCGGCTCACCGGCGCGCAGGCCAGGGCCTTCGCCAAGCGTGCCCTGGACGTCGTCAACGCCGGGCGGCCGCCGTGCCCGCTGTGCAGCCTCCCGCTCGACCCGGAAGGACACGTATGTCCGCGCCAGAACGGATACCGCCGCGGAGCGTGACCACGGCAGAGCTGCTCGCCAGAGGTGAGCTGACGGTTCGCGGACAGATCCGCGAAGCGTCCAACGCGGTGCTGCACTGTTCCGTCTCCCACGACGGACAGGAGGCCCTCTGCGTCTACAAGCCGGTCCGCGGCGAGAGGCCCCTCTGGGACTTCCCGGACGGCACCCTCGCCCAGCGCGAGGTCGCAGCGTACGAGGTGTCCGAGGCGACCGGCTGGGGGCTGGTCCCGCCCACCGTGCTGCGGGACGGACCCTACGGCGAGGGCATGTGCCAGTTGTGGATCGAGGGCGTGCCGGGCAGCGAACTGCTCGCCCTGGTCGACGCCGAGGAACCCGAACCCGGCTGGAGGGCCATCGGCCTCGCCGAGGTCGACGAAGGCAGGACCGCGCTCCTGGTGCACGCGGACGACGAGCGGCTGCGCCGGCTCGCGGTCCTCGACGCGGTGATCAACAACGCGGACCGCAAGGGCGGCCACCTGCTGCCCGCCGAGGGCGGCCGTCTCTACGGCATCGACCACGGAGTGACCTTCAACACCGAGAACAAGCTCCGCACGCTCCTGTGGGGCTGGGCCGGGGAACCCCTGACGGGAGAGGCGGTCGAGGTCCTCAAGGGCCTCAGGGAGACGCTCGGCCCCTCGGGAGCGCTCGCCCGGCGTCTCGCCGTACTGATCACGGCCGCCGAGCTCGACGCCACACGCGCGCGTGTCGACGCGCTGCTGGACTCCGGGAAGCACCCGGAACCGAGCGGTGAGTGGCCGGCCATTCCCTGGCCGCCCGTTTAGCAGCACACTGCACACAGGCCCGTACCGCGCAAGAAGGCCTTACCGGCCATCCGGCCCGGTCCGGTTCGTATACGGAACATCCGTCCGGTTAGGCTCATGACATGCATGCCTGGCCCGCTTCCGAGGTCCCCGCCCTGCCTGGTCAGGGCCGCGACCTGAGGATCCACGACACCGCGACCGGTGGCTTGGTCTCCCTCGACCCCGGTCCCGTCGCCCGTCTCTACGTCTGCGGCATCACGCCGTACGACGCCACCCACATAGGGCACGCGGCGACCTACAACGCGTTCGACCTCGTGCAGCGCGTGTGGCTCGACACCAAGCGCCAGGTGCACTACGTCCAGAACGTCACCGACATCGACGACCCGCTCCTCGAGCGCGCCGAGCGGGACAGCCTCGACTGGGCCGCCCTCGCCGAGAAGGAGACGGCCCTCTTCCGCGAGGACATGACCGCCCTGCGGATGCTGCCCCCGCAGCACTACATCGGCGCGGTCGAGGCGATACCCGGGATCGTGCCGCTCGTCGAGCGGCTGCGGGACGCCGGTGCCGCGTACGAGCTCGAAGGGGACGTGTACTTCTCCGTCGAGTCCGACCCGAACTTCGGCAAGGTCTCGAACCTCGACGCGGCCGCCATGCGGCTGCTGTCCGCCGAGCGCGGCGGCGACCCGGACCGTCCGGGCAAGAAGAACCCGCTGGACCCGATGCTGTGGATGGCCGCCCGTGAGGGCGAGCCCAGCTGGGACGGCGCTTCGCTCGGCCGGGGACGCCCCGGCTGGCACATCGAGTGCGTCGCGATCGCCCTGGACCACCTCGGCATGACCTTCGACGTCCAGGGCGGCGGCTCCGACCTCGCCTTCCCGCACCACGAGATGGGCGCCTCCCACGCCCAGGTGCTGACCGGCGAGTTCCCCATGGCCAAGGCGTACGTCCACGCCGGCATGGTCGCCCTCGACGGCGAGAAGATGTCCAAGTCCAAGGGCAACCTGGTCTTCGTGTCGCAGCTGCGGCGCGAGGGTGTCGATCCCGCCGCCATCCGCCTGGCGCTGCTCGCCCACCACTACCGGGCCGACTGGGAGTGGACCGACCATGTCCTCCAGGACGCCGTGGACCGGCTGGGCCGCTGGCGTGCCGCCGTCTCCCGGCCCGACGGTCCGTCCGCCGAGAGGCTCGTCGAGGAGATCCGCGAGGCCCTCGCGAACGACCTGGACGCCCCCACCGCGCTGGCCGCCGTCGACCGTTGGGCCGCCGCGCAGGAGGAGCGGGGCGGAGCCGACATGGGCGCGCCCGGCGTCGTGACACGTGCGGTGGACGCGCTGCTCGGCGTCGCGCTGTAAGGCGGTACGCAAAGGGGCGCTTCCTCCGCGGTGAGGAAGCGCCCCTTTGTCTTTCGGCCGCCGGTCAGATCCGCTGGATCCGCACGCTGCGCAGGACGTTCGGGGACTGGGCGTCCCAGATGCCGATCACCTGGTGACCGAACGCGAAGGCCTCCTGGATCTGCTGGTGGATCTGCGGGCTCG
Encoded proteins:
- a CDS encoding SCO1664 family protein codes for the protein MSAPERIPPRSVTTAELLARGELTVRGQIREASNAVLHCSVSHDGQEALCVYKPVRGERPLWDFPDGTLAQREVAAYEVSEATGWGLVPPTVLRDGPYGEGMCQLWIEGVPGSELLALVDAEEPEPGWRAIGLAEVDEGRTALLVHADDERLRRLAVLDAVINNADRKGGHLLPAEGGRLYGIDHGVTFNTENKLRTLLWGWAGEPLTGEAVEVLKGLRETLGPSGALARRLAVLITAAELDATRARVDALLDSGKHPEPSGEWPAIPWPPV
- a CDS encoding DUF3090 domain-containing protein, whose translation is MSRQVFLYDPPDRFVAGTVGLPGRRTFFLQATAGPRVTSVALEKTQVAALAERMEELLDEVVRRSGGSAPVPAVSPTEVADTAPLDTPIEEEFRVGTMALAWDGEEQRMIVEAQALVELEAESEEDLAEAEEKLLQDEENGPPMLRVRLTGAQARAFAKRALDVVNAGRPPCPLCSLPLDPEGHVCPRQNGYRRGA
- the mshC gene encoding cysteine--1-D-myo-inosityl 2-amino-2-deoxy-alpha-D-glucopyranoside ligase; the encoded protein is MHAWPASEVPALPGQGRDLRIHDTATGGLVSLDPGPVARLYVCGITPYDATHIGHAATYNAFDLVQRVWLDTKRQVHYVQNVTDIDDPLLERAERDSLDWAALAEKETALFREDMTALRMLPPQHYIGAVEAIPGIVPLVERLRDAGAAYELEGDVYFSVESDPNFGKVSNLDAAAMRLLSAERGGDPDRPGKKNPLDPMLWMAAREGEPSWDGASLGRGRPGWHIECVAIALDHLGMTFDVQGGGSDLAFPHHEMGASHAQVLTGEFPMAKAYVHAGMVALDGEKMSKSKGNLVFVSQLRREGVDPAAIRLALLAHHYRADWEWTDHVLQDAVDRLGRWRAAVSRPDGPSAERLVEEIREALANDLDAPTALAAVDRWAAAQEERGGADMGAPGVVTRAVDALLGVAL